A single window of Streptomyces aquilus DNA harbors:
- a CDS encoding VOC family protein, whose amino-acid sequence MSIRWTYAFVDRPAELADRAHEFWTAVTDTRLSAPRGEFVTLVPSGADACVKVQGVDSGAGGAHLDFSVDDVPEFVKSALRLGAAIAAEHAGWAVLRSPAGQLFCAVPWQGESVRPPVVHGSRLDQVCLDLAPSAYDAEVTFWTALLADWESRPGSLPEFHVLVPPPGLPVRVLLQRLGEERVTSAHLDLACADIEATRVRHEGLGAETVAHGTHWTVMRDPAGGTYCLTGRDPETGGLPSAG is encoded by the coding sequence ATGAGCATCCGCTGGACGTACGCCTTCGTCGACCGCCCCGCCGAACTGGCGGACCGTGCCCACGAGTTCTGGACGGCGGTCACGGACACGCGGCTGTCCGCGCCCCGCGGCGAGTTCGTGACCCTGGTGCCGTCCGGCGCCGACGCGTGCGTCAAGGTCCAGGGCGTCGACTCGGGCGCCGGGGGCGCGCATCTCGACTTCTCGGTGGACGACGTACCGGAGTTCGTGAAGTCGGCGCTGCGGCTGGGCGCGGCGATCGCCGCCGAGCACGCGGGCTGGGCCGTACTCCGGTCCCCCGCCGGGCAGTTGTTCTGCGCGGTGCCCTGGCAGGGCGAGTCGGTCCGCCCGCCCGTCGTCCACGGCAGCCGCCTCGACCAGGTCTGCCTGGACCTCGCGCCTTCGGCCTACGACGCCGAAGTCACGTTCTGGACGGCCCTGTTGGCGGACTGGGAGTCCCGGCCCGGCTCCCTCCCCGAGTTCCATGTGCTCGTGCCGCCGCCCGGTCTCCCGGTCCGCGTCCTGCTCCAGCGGCTCGGTGAGGAGCGGGTCACCTCCGCCCATCTGGACCTGGCGTGCGCCGACATCGAGGCGACCCGCGTGCGGCACGAGGGGCTGGGCGCCGAGACGGTCGCCCACGGCACGCACTGGACGGTCATGCGCGACCCCGCGGGCGGCACGTACTGCCTGACGGGCCGGGACCCGGAGACCGGCGGGCTGCCTAGCGCGGGGTGA
- a CDS encoding helix-turn-helix transcriptional regulator, with protein sequence MNREDLVRLRKARDRMDREYTEPLDMAALAGTALMSPGHFQRSFKEAYGETPYGYLMTRRVERAKMLLRRGDLSVTEVCMAVGCTSLGSFSARFTQLVGESPSSYRARSHEESAEIPPCVVRAYTRPRRA encoded by the coding sequence GTGAACCGTGAGGATCTGGTGCGGCTGCGCAAGGCCCGTGACCGTATGGACCGCGAGTACACCGAGCCGCTCGACATGGCGGCCCTCGCGGGCACCGCCCTGATGTCCCCGGGCCATTTCCAGCGCAGCTTCAAGGAGGCGTACGGGGAGACGCCGTACGGCTATCTCATGACCCGCCGCGTGGAGCGCGCGAAGATGCTGCTGCGCCGCGGCGACCTGTCCGTCACCGAGGTCTGCATGGCGGTCGGCTGTACGTCGCTGGGCTCCTTCAGCGCCCGTTTCACCCAGCTGGTGGGCGAGTCCCCGAGCTCGTACCGGGCGCGTTCGCACGAGGAGAGCGCGGAGATCCCGCCGTGCGTGGTGCGGGCGTACACGCGGCCGAGGCGGGCGTGA
- a CDS encoding VOC family protein gives MDLKLHTCFIAVDDHDKAIAFYCDVLGLEVRNDVKYEGMRWTTVGSPSQPDVSIVLEPPAANPDLSPADREAMEQLLAKGVLRGVNFSTTDCDALFARVQASGAEVLQEPTDMPYGVRDCAFRDPAGNMLRFMQAP, from the coding sequence ATGGACCTGAAACTCCACACCTGCTTCATCGCCGTCGACGACCACGACAAGGCGATCGCCTTCTACTGCGACGTCCTGGGCCTGGAGGTCCGCAACGACGTCAAGTACGAGGGGATGCGCTGGACGACCGTCGGCTCGCCGTCGCAGCCGGACGTGTCGATCGTCCTGGAGCCGCCCGCCGCCAACCCCGACCTCTCCCCCGCCGACCGGGAGGCGATGGAGCAGCTGCTGGCCAAGGGCGTGCTGCGCGGGGTCAACTTCAGCACCACCGACTGCGACGCCCTCTTCGCCCGCGTCCAGGCGTCCGGCGCCGAGGTGCTCCAGGAGCCGACGGACATGCCGTACGGGGTGCGCGACTGCGCGTTCCGGGACCCCGCCGGAAATATGCTGCGGTTCATGCAGGCCCCCTGA
- a CDS encoding inorganic phosphate transporter, with product MDHITFLVAVVIVTALAFDFTNGFHDTANAMATSIATGALKPRTAVLISGVLNVVGAFLSTEVAKTISGGIVDDTLVTPGMIFAGLVGAILWNLLTWLVGLPSSSSHALFGGLIGAVWVGAGSSGVHFDKVVEKVLIPAVASPLVAGVAALIATYFAYRLTARARKESVTKGFRLGQIASASLVSLAHGTNDAQKTMGVITLTLISAGALGHDAGPPVWVIASAGLAIGLGTYLGGWRIIRTMGKGLTEIQSPQGFAAETASTTVILTSAHLGFALSTTQVASGSILGAGLGRRLAEVRWGIAGRMVVAWLITLPAAALVGGVSASAVKHGGDFGTVVVALVGAAVAAGIVLVSRRNPVSAHNVNDAHEVTVRSTAPTSVGTAA from the coding sequence ATGGACCACATCACGTTCCTCGTGGCGGTCGTCATCGTCACGGCTCTCGCGTTCGACTTCACGAACGGATTCCACGACACGGCCAACGCGATGGCCACGTCCATCGCGACGGGGGCTCTGAAACCACGAACTGCCGTATTGATCAGTGGAGTTCTGAACGTCGTCGGCGCCTTCCTGTCCACCGAGGTCGCCAAGACCATCTCGGGCGGGATCGTGGACGACACCCTGGTGACACCCGGGATGATCTTCGCGGGGCTGGTCGGGGCGATCCTCTGGAATTTGCTCACGTGGCTGGTGGGGCTGCCGTCGAGTTCCTCGCATGCCCTGTTCGGCGGGCTGATCGGGGCCGTGTGGGTCGGGGCGGGCTCGTCCGGTGTGCACTTCGACAAGGTGGTCGAGAAGGTGCTGATCCCGGCGGTCGCCTCACCCCTGGTGGCCGGGGTCGCCGCCCTGATCGCGACCTACTTCGCCTACCGGCTCACCGCCCGCGCCCGCAAGGAGTCGGTCACCAAGGGCTTCCGGCTCGGGCAGATCGCCTCCGCCTCCCTGGTGTCCCTCGCGCACGGCACCAACGACGCGCAGAAGACCATGGGCGTCATCACCCTCACCCTGATCTCGGCGGGCGCGCTCGGCCATGACGCCGGTCCGCCGGTGTGGGTGATCGCGTCGGCCGGGCTCGCCATCGGCCTCGGCACCTACCTGGGCGGCTGGCGGATCATCCGCACCATGGGCAAGGGCCTGACCGAGATCCAGTCCCCGCAGGGCTTCGCCGCGGAGACGGCCTCCACGACCGTCATCCTCACCTCCGCCCACCTCGGCTTCGCCCTGTCCACCACCCAGGTCGCCTCGGGCTCCATCCTCGGCGCGGGCCTGGGCCGGCGCCTCGCGGAGGTGCGCTGGGGCATCGCGGGCCGGATGGTCGTCGCCTGGCTGATCACCCTGCCGGCCGCCGCGCTGGTCGGTGGCGTCTCCGCGAGCGCGGTCAAGCACGGCGGCGACTTCGGCACGGTCGTCGTCGCCCTGGTCGGCGCCGCCGTCGCCGCGGGCATCGTGCTCGTCTCGCGCCGCAACCCGGTGAGCGCCCACAACGTCAACGACGCCCATGAGGTGACCGTCCGCAGCACCGCGCCGACCTCGGTCGGCACGGCCGCCTGA